The sequence TCATGTGGGATCGGGACGTCGTGGATAAACGCGAGGTCACCTATGTGCTTTCTGACGATAAGCAGCAGCTTCTGCCGGAGCTGACCAAAGCGGATCTGCGTGAATTTGGCGTGAACGTCGACGCGGTGCCGGATCTCAAAGATATGGACGATGCGGCCTGCATTTGGGATATCTCCCATTTTATCGAACATGCTCGCTACGATTACAATCAGGATAACCAGACCCTGACGCTGGTCATTCCCCAGGCCTACCGCAACCTCGCGGCTGCGGGCGCCATTAACCCGAAATTCTGGGATGACGGTGCTCCGGTGGCCTGGACAAGCTATCAGCTCAGCGGTTCTCAGCAGCATTACAGCACGGGCCAAACCTCATCAACCTGGCTTGGCCTGACATCGGGTCTTAATCTGGGCGCGTGGCGGCTGCGCAACAACAGTACCTGGAGTGACTCTTCGGGCTGGGAAGCCATCGCCACCACCCTGCAGCGCGATATCAAAGCGCTGAAAAGCCAGCTTGAACTGGGCCAGACGTACACCAACAGCGAGCTGTTCGACAGCGTGCAGATGACCGGCCTGACGCTGGAAACGGATACGGCGATGCTACCGGTCAGCCAGCAGGGGTTTGCGCCAGTCGTGCGGGGGATTGCCAACAGCGATGCAAAAGTCACCATTAAGCAAAACGGCTACACCCTTTATCAAACCAACGTCTCGCCGGGGCCATTTGAGATCCGTGATTTAAGCCAGGTCGCCTCCGGCGCGGATCTGGAAGTCACCGTTGAAGAGGCGGATGGCTCGGAGCATAGCTTCATACAGGCCAGCGCGTCGGTGCCGGTCCTCCAGCGTGAGGGCGGGTTTAAGTATTCGCTGGCGGCCGGGCGTTATCGCGGCAATGAAGGGGAAGATGAGCCCACCTTTGTGCAAGGTACGGCTATTTATGGCCTGCCGTATGGCGTGACGGCCTACACCGGCGCTCAGGGTGCGTCGATGTATCATGCACTATTGCTGGGGGTTGGCGCGGATTTGGGTCATCTGGGCTCAGCCTCGGTGGATATCACCACCGCGAGAACCGCCTTTGATGACGGACGTGATGACGCAAATGGACTTTCATGGCGAGCGCAGTATTCAAAAGATATTCCCGACACAGATACCACCGTCACGCTTGCCAGCTACCGCTATTCCACCTCCGGGTTTTATACCTTTCAGGAGGCTATCGATCAGCGCGACAGCGAGATTGATGACGGCATTTATACCTATCGCAGAACCAACAACCGCCGAAGCCGCATGCAGGTAAACCTTTCCCAGCGGCTTTCTGACTGGGGCTCGGCGTATCTTAACGGCTATCAGCAGGATTACTGGGATATGGACGGCCACGAGCGCAGCGTCAGCGCCGGGCTGAGCTCCAGCTGGCGGGATATTACCTGGTCGATAAGCTACAACCTGACCCGCACGCCAGATGCCGATTCCGATCGGCAACTGGCGTTGAACGTCAATATCCCGTTATCGCACTGGCTCTCTAACGCATGGGCAAACTACAGCGTAAATACCGCAAGCGGCGGGTATGTCTCGCACCAGGTGGGGATCGGGGGGACCGCGCTTGAGGATAACAAGCTGAGCTATAACCTCCAGCAGACCTACGCCAACAAAGATACGGGCTATGGCGGCAGCGTATCCGGGCGCTATCGCGGCTCGTCCGGCGAAGTTGGCATGGGGTACAGCTACGGCGGGGATAACCGACAGTGGAACTATAACGCTCAGGGATCCATCGTGGCTCACGGTCAGGGCGTTACGCTGGGGCAGCCCGTGCGGGACGCTTTCGCGATTGTACACATCAACGACGGAGAGGATGTCAACGTTCAGAGCGGCCGCGGCATTTATACCGATGCGTTTGGTAATGCCATCGTGCCGTCGCTTACCGCTTACCGACACAACACCCTCACGGTAAACACGCAGGAACGCAGCGATATTGATATTGACGCGGCAACGTTAGATCTCGTGCCGACAAAAGGCGCGGCGATACTGGCGAACTTCGAGGCCCGCGTTGGGCGTCGCGCGCTGGTCACGCTGCGTCATCAGGGTAAACCAGTGCCGTTTGGTGCCATCGTGGCGCTTGATAACACCACCGCGATTGTCGGGGATGATGGCGAGGTCTACCTCTCAGGGCTTAATGGACACACATCGTTCAGCGCGCAGTGGGGAGAGGCGGGCGACGAACAGTGTCATGGCGTCATCGATTTACCCGATGACAATGGCGAGGGAATCATTAATACCGCGGTTAATTGCCAATGAGGCTGGAGAGAAAATGCGCGTGACTATTCTGGTGAGAACCGTTATCTCTGCCGTACTGCTGGTCGCCGCCGCGCGGGTACATCCGGCATTTGCTCAATGTACTTTCAGCGGCGGGGATGGATCTGGCGGCATTGTTACCTTTCAGCTTCCAGCGGTCTTTATGCTCGATCCCGATACCCCTGTGGGGACCGTAATTTATGACAATGCCGTCGAATCCAATGAAATTACGGTGCACTGTGGCGGAGCTGACGCGCAAATCCGGCGCGGCTATTTGACCCTGACGGATGCCGACGCGCGTGAGGACGTTCTGCCGGGCGTCTATAAAACCAACGTGCCGGGGATTGGCATCCGTGCGGCGGCGTCAAGCGAACGGTTGCCCGACTATATAGAGGAGGACCTCATTCGTCCCTGGCAGTATTATGGCTACAAACATGGCGGGTCTGATGGCACCCACGTCTTTCGGGCCGCCGCTCAACTGGTGGTCATCGGCCAGGTCCAGGACGGGATGCTGGATACCTCGCGCCTGACCTCGCAGGATACGCTCGGCGGTGTCGTGGTCGGTGAAATGCGTTTTTCGCCCACCAGCGTCCATATTACGACCAATACCTGTAATCTGGTTGACCGTAACATTTTTGTTCCTCTCAAAACGGTCAATTCTCAGGATTTTGACGGGCAATACTCAGAGATACTGACTGATGGTAGCTTTAAGATCGCAATAAACGACTGCGCGGCGGGAACAAAGATTGACTATCAGTTCACCCGCACGGGGTCGACGGGGGTGACCAACGGCTCGATTTTGGGCATTGCATCCGGTGATGCTGCCGCACAAGGGGTGGGGATTCAAATTCTCGACAGCAACGATACCGTCCTTCAGTTTGACCAGACCTATACTGCGATATCCGCTACGCAAGACAAGGTGCCCGCAGAGATCCCCCTGAAGGCCCGCTACGTCAAAACGGGGGAGGTCAAACCCGGAAAAGTCGAGGCGGTCGCCACGTTCGAGCTGTTTTACCGCTAATGCTTCCCGCCCGCTCCGGCGGGTTTTGGCGATCCTTTCGCTAACATCATTAACCCCCTGTTTTCATCTGGTTAATTCTTAATCCCTCAATTCTCGTAGGGCCGCTTATTGCTTGCTATGCAACCGGCGTTTCGCCTATTATTCTTGCGCTCATAATAATAATTCTCGTTTACGTTATCATTAACCTTTCCATCAGAGATACAACATGGCGCTTTCCAATACTGCTCAGCCAATCAACACGTCGCTGCGTAAAGTCGCGGTCGTCGTAGCCACAGCGGTTGCCGGCATGTCGGCTTATGCACATGCTGCCGAAACCCCGAAAAAAGAAGAAACCATTACGGTAACTGCAGCGCCTGCGGCACAGGAAAGTGCCTGGGGACCGGCACCCACGATTGCGGCCAAGCGCACCGCCACGGCGACCAAGACCGATACTCCAATTGAGAAAACCCCGCAGTCTATTTCCGTAGTCACTCGTGAAGAGATGGACATGAAGCAGCCGGGGACGGTGAAGCAAGCGCTGGCCTATACGCCGAGCGTTTTTGCTACTCGCGGTGCATCAACAACATATGATGTAGTTTCTATCCGTGGTTTCACCACTTCCACTACCGTGAATACTAACCAGTACCTGGACGGGATGAAGCTACAGGGTGATAACTATTCTGAAGCGTCAATGGATCCCTATTTCCTTGAGCGCGTCGAACTGCTGCGTGGCCCAACATCCGTTCTGTACGGTAAAAGCCACCCGGGCGGCGTGGTCAGCATGGTCAGCAAGCGCCCAACCACCGAGCCACTGAAAGAAATCCAGTTCAAAATGGGTACCGATAACCTGTGGCAAACCGGGTTTGATTTTAGCGATGCGATTGATGATGACGGCGTGTGGTCATACCGCCTCACCGGTCTGGGGCGCAGCGAAAATGCACAGCAGGAAATGGTTAAGTCCACCCGCTACGCCATTGCACCCGCTTTCAGCTGGCGTCCTGACGATAAAACGGATTTCACCTTCCTGAGTAATTTCCAGAGCGATCCGGATGCAGGCTATTACGGCTGGCTGCCGCGGGAAGGCACCGTTGTGCCGTACTATGATGCCAATGGCAATGCGCACAAGCTGCCGACAGACTTCAATGAAGGTGACGAAGACAACAAGATCTCCCGTCGCCAGAAGATGGTGGGCTACAGCTTCTCACATGAGTTTGACGATACCTTTACCGTACGTCAAAACCTGCGCTATACCAAAGTTAATACACTCTACCGTTCTGTTTACGGCAACGGCTATATCGCGCCGGGGAAAATCAGCCGGGCCTATGTACGTTCTGATGAAAACCTGAATTCGTTTACAGTTGATACTCAGCTGCAATCCAAATTTGCGACCGGTGCAGTGGATCATACCCTGTTAACGGGTGTCGATTACTTGCGCATGCGTAACGATATCGATGCTGATTACGGCACCGCTGACCCTATCAGCATGAGTAATCCGCAGCATAACAATGCCAATATCAACGTGAACTTCCCGTATGCCGTGCTCAATCGCCAGGAACAAACGGGCCTGTACGCGCAAGATCAGGCTGAATGGGATAAGTGGGTCATGACCCTTGGCGGACGCTATGATTTCGCCAAAACGTCCACGTTGACGCGTTCCTCTGACACGACGGCTGAAATCAACGATCGGGCGTTCACCTGGCGCGGCGGGATCAACTACCTGTTTGATAACGGTATTACGCCGTACTTCAGCTACAGCGAATCCTTCGAGCCTATTTCCGGTGCAACCCAGGGCGGTAAACCGTTCGATCCGGCTCGTGGCAAACAGTATGAAGCGGGCGTGAAGTATGTACCGAAAGATCTGCCAGTGGTTGTGACTGCAGCGGTATACCAGCTGACTAAAAACAACAACCTGACGGCCGATCCGGCGAACCCGACCAGCGGCTTTAGCGTACAGGGCGGTGAAATTCGTTCCCGCGGGTTCGAACTGGAAGCGAAAGCGGCAGTAACGGCAAACGTTAATGTGACGGCATCCTATAGCTTTACTGATGCAGAATACACGCACGATACCTGGTATGAAGGCCGCCGTCCGGCGGAAGTGCCGCGTAATATGGCGTCTCTGTGGACAGATTACACCTTCCACGAGACGGCGTTGAGCGGTCTGACGGTAGGGGCGGGAACCCGATACATCGGTAATACCGTTTCTTACTACTCTGCCTCGTCGCCAAAAGCCTACCAGTCGTTCAACGTCGCGGGCTATGCGCTGGCGGATGCGACCGTGAAGTACGACCTGGCTCGCTTTGGGCTGCCGGGCTCTTCTGTCGGTGTCAACGTAAACAACATCTTCGACCGCGAATACGTCTCCAGTTGCTACAGCGAATATGCGTGTTACTGGGGAGCAGGACGTCAGGTTGTCGCCACCGCGACCTTCCGCTTCTAATCTCTTTTTGGGCACGGTTCGCCGTGCCCTTTTTATTTAAGTTGGCTGATATGCAGGATAATCAAACGCAAACCGACACCACCTTCACGCTCAATCATCTCTCCTTTCGCGTACCCGGACGCACGTTGCTGCATCCGCTCTCTCTGACGTTCCCGGCCGGTAAAGTGACGGGCCTGATTGGTCACAACGGTTCCGGTAAATCCACGCTCCTTAAGATGCTGGGACGCCATCAGCCGCCGTCTGAAGGGGATATCCTGCTGGACGGACAGCAACTGGAGAGCTGGAGCAGCAAAGCCTTTGCGCGCAAAGTGGCCTATCTGCCGCAGCAGTTGCCGCAGGCGGAAGGGATGACGGTGCGTGAGCTGGTGGCGATTGGGCGTTATCCGTGGCACGGGGCGCTTGGGCGCTTCGGCGCGGCTGACCGGGAGAAAGTGGAAGAGGCGATTGCGCTGGTTGGGCTAAAACCGCTGGCGCACCGTCTGGTGGATAGCCTGTCTGGCGGTGAGCGTCAGCGGGCGTGGATTGCAATGCTGGTGGCTCAGGACAGCCGTTGCCTGCTACTGGATGAGCCTACCTCTGCGCTGGATATTGCCCATCAGGTCGACGTGCTGGCGCTGGTACACCGGTTAAGCCAGCAGCGTGGCCTGACGGTGATTGCGGTCCTGCACGATATCAACATGGCGGCTCGCTACTGCGATTATCTTGTCGCGTTACGCGGCGGCGAA comes from Enterobacter kobei and encodes:
- a CDS encoding fimbria/pilus outer membrane usher protein; translation: MSSPSRQKQVWSGIVLALFVAIPPAWADDEFNLRILELDTPLENTATLKNFINDNGLLAGRYLTTIMWDRDVVDKREVTYVLSDDKQQLLPELTKADLREFGVNVDAVPDLKDMDDAACIWDISHFIEHARYDYNQDNQTLTLVIPQAYRNLAAAGAINPKFWDDGAPVAWTSYQLSGSQQHYSTGQTSSTWLGLTSGLNLGAWRLRNNSTWSDSSGWEAIATTLQRDIKALKSQLELGQTYTNSELFDSVQMTGLTLETDTAMLPVSQQGFAPVVRGIANSDAKVTIKQNGYTLYQTNVSPGPFEIRDLSQVASGADLEVTVEEADGSEHSFIQASASVPVLQREGGFKYSLAAGRYRGNEGEDEPTFVQGTAIYGLPYGVTAYTGAQGASMYHALLLGVGADLGHLGSASVDITTARTAFDDGRDDANGLSWRAQYSKDIPDTDTTVTLASYRYSTSGFYTFQEAIDQRDSEIDDGIYTYRRTNNRRSRMQVNLSQRLSDWGSAYLNGYQQDYWDMDGHERSVSAGLSSSWRDITWSISYNLTRTPDADSDRQLALNVNIPLSHWLSNAWANYSVNTASGGYVSHQVGIGGTALEDNKLSYNLQQTYANKDTGYGGSVSGRYRGSSGEVGMGYSYGGDNRQWNYNAQGSIVAHGQGVTLGQPVRDAFAIVHINDGEDVNVQSGRGIYTDAFGNAIVPSLTAYRHNTLTVNTQERSDIDIDAATLDLVPTKGAAILANFEARVGRRALVTLRHQGKPVPFGAIVALDNTTAIVGDDGEVYLSGLNGHTSFSAQWGEAGDEQCHGVIDLPDDNGEGIINTAVNCQ
- a CDS encoding fimbrial protein, translated to MRVTILVRTVISAVLLVAAARVHPAFAQCTFSGGDGSGGIVTFQLPAVFMLDPDTPVGTVIYDNAVESNEITVHCGGADAQIRRGYLTLTDADAREDVLPGVYKTNVPGIGIRAAASSERLPDYIEEDLIRPWQYYGYKHGGSDGTHVFRAAAQLVVIGQVQDGMLDTSRLTSQDTLGGVVVGEMRFSPTSVHITTNTCNLVDRNIFVPLKTVNSQDFDGQYSEILTDGSFKIAINDCAAGTKIDYQFTRTGSTGVTNGSILGIASGDAAAQGVGIQILDSNDTVLQFDQTYTAISATQDKVPAEIPLKARYVKTGEVKPGKVEAVATFELFYR
- the fhuA gene encoding ferrichrome porin FhuA, which translates into the protein MALSNTAQPINTSLRKVAVVVATAVAGMSAYAHAAETPKKEETITVTAAPAAQESAWGPAPTIAAKRTATATKTDTPIEKTPQSISVVTREEMDMKQPGTVKQALAYTPSVFATRGASTTYDVVSIRGFTTSTTVNTNQYLDGMKLQGDNYSEASMDPYFLERVELLRGPTSVLYGKSHPGGVVSMVSKRPTTEPLKEIQFKMGTDNLWQTGFDFSDAIDDDGVWSYRLTGLGRSENAQQEMVKSTRYAIAPAFSWRPDDKTDFTFLSNFQSDPDAGYYGWLPREGTVVPYYDANGNAHKLPTDFNEGDEDNKISRRQKMVGYSFSHEFDDTFTVRQNLRYTKVNTLYRSVYGNGYIAPGKISRAYVRSDENLNSFTVDTQLQSKFATGAVDHTLLTGVDYLRMRNDIDADYGTADPISMSNPQHNNANINVNFPYAVLNRQEQTGLYAQDQAEWDKWVMTLGGRYDFAKTSTLTRSSDTTAEINDRAFTWRGGINYLFDNGITPYFSYSESFEPISGATQGGKPFDPARGKQYEAGVKYVPKDLPVVVTAAVYQLTKNNNLTADPANPTSGFSVQGGEIRSRGFELEAKAAVTANVNVTASYSFTDAEYTHDTWYEGRRPAEVPRNMASLWTDYTFHETALSGLTVGAGTRYIGNTVSYYSASSPKAYQSFNVAGYALADATVKYDLARFGLPGSSVGVNVNNIFDREYVSSCYSEYACYWGAGRQVVATATFRF
- the fhuC gene encoding Fe3+-hydroxamate ABC transporter ATP-binding protein FhuC, with protein sequence MQDNQTQTDTTFTLNHLSFRVPGRTLLHPLSLTFPAGKVTGLIGHNGSGKSTLLKMLGRHQPPSEGDILLDGQQLESWSSKAFARKVAYLPQQLPQAEGMTVRELVAIGRYPWHGALGRFGAADREKVEEAIALVGLKPLAHRLVDSLSGGERQRAWIAMLVAQDSRCLLLDEPTSALDIAHQVDVLALVHRLSQQRGLTVIAVLHDINMAARYCDYLVALRGGEMIAQGTPSELMRSETLEHIYGIPMGILPHPAGAAPVSFVY